The following coding sequences are from one Streptomyces sp. NBC_01232 window:
- a CDS encoding ATP-binding protein, whose protein sequence is MFSTVLVANRGEIAVRVIRTLRQLGIRSVAVFSDADADARHVREADTAVRIGPAAAAESYLSVERLLDAARRTGAEAVHPGYGFLAENAAFAQACADAGLAFIGPPASAISLMGDKIRAKETVKAAGVPVVPGSSGSGLTDAELVSASMEIGMPVLLKPSAGGGGKGMRLVRDEAVLAEEIAAARREARSSFGDDTLLVERWIDRPRHIEIQVLADAHGNVVHLGERECSLQRRHQKVIEEAPSVLLDEKTRAAMGAAAVDAARSCGYVGAGTVEFIVPGGDPSSYYFMEMNTRLQVEHPVTELITGLDLVELQLRVASGEPLGFDQSDVTLTGHAIEARVCAEDPARGFLPSGGTVLALTEPSSGAVRTDSGLTAGVPVGSTYDPMLSKVIVHGPDRPTALRMLRAALADTVILGVQTNAGFLRRLLAHPDVVSGDLDTGLVERDLPSLLPEGVPDEVYATAALLAQPLPGADRNGWTDPFDAASGWRLGGTPAWTVHHFRLPGQDPVTIETRLSAAGSASRASEVRGPGQSSGAPARGRILSRTPDTVTVELDGVTHRFSHAASPEGTWLGRDADSWHVQSYDPVVANLGGAGHGGANTLAAPMPGTVTVVKVAVGDTVTAGQSLLVVEAMKMEHVISAPHAGTVTELDVTPGTTVAMDQILAVVTPDEEEAA, encoded by the coding sequence ATGTTCAGCACTGTTCTGGTGGCGAACCGGGGCGAGATCGCGGTCCGGGTCATCCGCACCCTGCGGCAGCTCGGCATCCGCTCCGTGGCCGTCTTCAGCGACGCCGACGCGGACGCCCGCCACGTACGGGAGGCCGACACGGCCGTCCGCATCGGCCCGGCCGCGGCCGCCGAGAGCTACCTCTCGGTGGAGCGGCTGCTGGATGCCGCCCGGCGCACCGGCGCCGAGGCCGTCCACCCCGGCTACGGCTTCCTCGCCGAGAACGCCGCCTTCGCACAGGCCTGCGCCGACGCCGGCCTCGCCTTCATCGGGCCGCCGGCGAGCGCCATCTCCCTGATGGGCGACAAGATCCGCGCCAAGGAGACCGTGAAGGCGGCGGGCGTGCCCGTCGTACCGGGCTCCTCGGGCAGCGGCCTGACCGACGCCGAACTGGTCTCCGCCTCCATGGAGATCGGTATGCCGGTGCTGCTGAAGCCCTCGGCGGGCGGCGGCGGCAAGGGCATGCGGCTGGTGCGCGACGAGGCGGTGCTGGCCGAGGAGATCGCGGCGGCCCGCCGCGAGGCGCGGTCCTCCTTCGGCGACGACACGCTGCTCGTCGAGCGGTGGATCGACCGGCCGCGGCACATCGAGATCCAGGTGCTGGCGGACGCCCACGGGAACGTGGTGCACCTCGGCGAGCGCGAGTGCTCGCTGCAGCGCCGCCACCAGAAGGTCATCGAGGAGGCGCCCTCGGTCCTGCTCGACGAGAAGACCCGTGCGGCGATGGGCGCGGCGGCGGTCGACGCGGCCCGCTCCTGCGGGTACGTGGGCGCGGGCACGGTGGAGTTCATCGTCCCGGGCGGTGACCCCTCCTCGTACTACTTCATGGAGATGAACACCCGCCTCCAGGTCGAACACCCGGTGACGGAGCTGATCACCGGACTGGACCTGGTGGAGCTCCAGCTCCGGGTGGCGTCCGGCGAACCGCTGGGCTTCGACCAGTCCGACGTGACGCTGACCGGGCACGCCATCGAGGCCCGCGTCTGCGCGGAGGATCCGGCGCGCGGTTTCCTGCCGTCCGGCGGCACCGTCCTGGCCCTGACCGAGCCCTCGAGCGGTGCGGTGCGCACGGACTCCGGGCTGACGGCGGGCGTGCCGGTGGGCTCGACGTACGACCCGATGCTGTCGAAGGTCATCGTCCACGGCCCGGACCGGCCGACGGCCCTGCGCATGCTGCGCGCGGCCCTGGCCGACACCGTGATCCTGGGCGTCCAGACCAACGCGGGCTTCCTGCGCAGGCTGCTGGCGCACCCGGACGTGGTCTCGGGCGACCTGGACACGGGCCTGGTCGAGCGCGACCTGCCGTCCCTCCTGCCGGAGGGGGTCCCGGACGAGGTGTACGCCACGGCGGCCCTGCTGGCGCAGCCCCTTCCGGGAGCGGACCGCAACGGCTGGACCGACCCGTTCGACGCCGCCAGCGGCTGGCGCCTGGGCGGCACGCCCGCGTGGACCGTGCACCACTTCCGCCTGCCGGGCCAGGACCCGGTCACCATCGAAACGCGGCTCAGCGCAGCGGGTTCAGCCTCGCGGGCGTCTGAGGTGCGGGGTCCGGGGCAGAGCTCCGGCGCACCGGCCCGCGGCCGGATCCTCAGCCGCACCCCGGACACCGTCACCGTCGAACTCGACGGCGTCACGCACCGCTTCAGCCACGCCGCCTCCCCGGAGGGGACCTGGCTCGGCCGCGACGCCGACAGCTGGCACGTCCAGTCGTACGACCCTGTCGTGGCGAACCTCGGCGGAGCCGGACACGGCGGCGCGAACACCCTCGCCGCCCCCATGCCCGGCACCGTCACCGTGGTCAAGGTGGCCGTCGGCGACACGGTCACGGCCGGGCAGAGCCTCCTGGTCGTCGAGGCGATGAAGATGGAGCACGTCATCTCCGCCCCGCACGCCGGCACGGTCACCGAGCTGGACGTCACGCCCGGCACCACCGTCGCCATGGACCAGATCCTGGCCGTCGTCACCCCGGACGAGGAGGAGGCCGCGTGA
- a CDS encoding carboxyl transferase domain-containing protein, which produces MQQAPVLTSAADPASEAWRTNEAAHRELTEGLRARLDAARLGGGEKARARHTARGKLLPRDRVDALLDPGSPFLELAPLAAEGMYGGAAPAAGVIAGIGRVSGRECVIVANDATVKGGTYYPMTVKKHLRAQEVALENRLPCLYLVDSGGAFLPMQDEVFPDREHFGRIFYNQARMSGAGIPQIAAVLGSCTAGGAYVPAMSDEAVIVRNQGTIFLGGPPLVKAATGEVVTAEELGGGEVHSRISGVTDHLAEDDAHALRIVRNIVATLPDRGALPWSVEAPEEPKVDPDGLYGAVPVDSRTPYDAREIIARITDGSRFQEFKSEFGQTLVTGFARIHGHPVGIIANNGILFAESAQKGAHFIELCDQRGIPLLFLQNISGFMVGKDYEAGGIAKHGAKMVTAVACTRVPKLTVVVGGSYGAGNYSMCGRAYSPRFLWMWPNAKISVMGGEQAASVLATVKRDQIEGAGQDWPAEDEEAFKAPVRAQYEEQGNAYYATARLWDDGVIDPMETRQVLGLALTACANAPLGDSGFGIFRM; this is translated from the coding sequence ATGCAGCAGGCACCAGTGCTGACGAGCGCCGCGGACCCGGCGTCCGAGGCCTGGCGGACCAACGAGGCCGCCCACCGCGAGCTGACCGAGGGCCTGCGCGCCCGGCTCGACGCGGCCCGGCTCGGCGGCGGCGAGAAGGCCCGCGCCCGCCACACCGCCCGCGGGAAGCTCCTCCCCCGCGACCGCGTGGACGCCCTCCTCGACCCCGGATCCCCCTTCCTGGAGCTGGCCCCGCTGGCCGCCGAGGGCATGTACGGGGGTGCGGCCCCCGCCGCCGGGGTCATCGCGGGCATCGGCCGGGTCTCCGGCCGCGAGTGCGTGATCGTCGCGAACGACGCCACCGTCAAGGGCGGCACGTACTACCCGATGACCGTCAAGAAGCACCTCCGCGCCCAGGAGGTGGCGCTGGAGAATCGTCTCCCCTGCCTCTACCTGGTCGACTCCGGCGGCGCCTTCCTCCCCATGCAGGACGAGGTCTTCCCCGACCGGGAGCACTTCGGCCGCATCTTCTACAACCAGGCCCGCATGTCGGGGGCCGGCATCCCGCAGATCGCCGCTGTCCTCGGCTCCTGCACCGCGGGCGGCGCGTACGTACCGGCCATGAGCGACGAGGCCGTCATCGTCCGCAACCAGGGCACGATCTTCCTCGGCGGCCCGCCGCTGGTGAAGGCCGCCACCGGCGAGGTGGTCACGGCCGAGGAGCTCGGCGGCGGCGAGGTCCACTCCCGGATCTCCGGCGTGACCGACCATCTCGCGGAGGACGACGCGCACGCGCTGCGGATCGTCCGCAACATCGTGGCGACCCTGCCCGACCGCGGGGCCCTGCCCTGGTCGGTCGAGGCACCGGAAGAGCCCAAGGTGGACCCGGACGGGCTGTACGGCGCGGTCCCCGTCGACTCGCGCACCCCGTACGACGCCCGCGAGATCATCGCGCGGATCACGGACGGCTCCCGCTTCCAGGAGTTCAAGTCCGAGTTCGGCCAGACGCTGGTCACCGGCTTCGCCCGGATCCACGGACACCCGGTCGGCATCATCGCCAACAACGGCATCCTGTTCGCCGAGTCCGCCCAGAAGGGCGCGCACTTCATCGAGCTGTGCGACCAGCGCGGCATCCCGCTCCTCTTCCTCCAGAACATCTCCGGCTTCATGGTCGGCAAGGACTACGAGGCCGGCGGCATCGCCAAGCACGGCGCCAAGATGGTGACCGCGGTGGCCTGCACCCGGGTGCCGAAGCTGACGGTGGTGGTCGGCGGCTCGTACGGCGCCGGCAACTACTCCATGTGCGGCCGGGCGTACTCGCCCCGCTTCCTGTGGATGTGGCCCAACGCCAAGATCTCCGTGATGGGCGGGGAGCAGGCGGCCTCGGTCCTGGCGACGGTCAAGCGCGACCAGATCGAGGGCGCGGGCCAGGACTGGCCCGCCGAGGACGAGGAGGCCTTCAAGGCCCCGGTCCGCGCGCAGTACGAGGAGCAGGGCAACGCCTACTACGCCACCGCGCGGCTGTGGGACGACGGGGTCATCGACCCGATGGAAACCCGGCAGGTGCTGGGACTGGCCCTGACCGCGTGCGCGAACGCCCCGCTGGGCGACTCGGGCTTCGGCATCTTCCGTATGTGA
- a CDS encoding SACE_7040 family transcriptional regulator, translating into MSTRAAAPTRREQILSEAARLFAARGFHGVGVDEIGAAVGISGPGLYRHFAGKDAMLAELLVGISERLLTGGRHRVAEAAGEPARVLSSLIDGHIDFALDDRALITLHDRELDRLRDTDRKLVRQLQRQYVELWVEVVRELHPEVVEAEVRVSVHAVFGLLNSTPHLAALGREATESLLRRLAHGAFGALSA; encoded by the coding sequence ATGAGCACCAGAGCGGCCGCCCCGACCCGTCGCGAGCAGATCCTCAGTGAGGCCGCTCGTCTCTTCGCCGCGCGCGGCTTCCACGGCGTCGGCGTCGACGAGATAGGGGCCGCGGTGGGCATCAGCGGCCCCGGCCTGTACCGGCACTTCGCGGGCAAGGACGCCATGCTCGCCGAACTTCTCGTCGGTATCAGTGAACGGCTGCTGACCGGCGGCCGCCACCGGGTGGCCGAGGCCGCGGGCGAACCGGCCAGGGTGCTGTCCTCCCTCATCGACGGACACATCGACTTCGCGCTCGACGACCGGGCGCTGATCACCCTGCACGACCGGGAGCTCGACCGGCTCCGGGACACCGACCGCAAGCTCGTCCGCCAGCTGCAGCGCCAGTACGTGGAGCTGTGGGTGGAGGTCGTCCGGGAACTGCACCCGGAGGTCGTCGAGGCTGAGGTACGGGTCTCCGTGCACGCGGTCTTCGGCCTGCTCAACTCCACCCCGCACCTGGCGGCCCTGGGGCGGGAGGCGACGGAATCGCTGCTGCGGCGCCTCGCGCACGGCGCGTTCGGGGCGCTGTCGGCATGA
- a CDS encoding ABC transporter substrate-binding protein — MPKSRTSSFTRRGFVAAGGALGLVAVLAACGGTDKAKGDGGKDNGAAAAGAWTFKDDLGKDVSSPAKPKNIVAFTGTAAALYDYGVTVKGVFGPTKTADGKPDVQAGSLDISKVEILGNVYDEFNVEKFAALQPDLLVTNSWDGTYWYVPEASKDKILGLAPHAAIKVGGDVTLDKALERTAELAKSLGADLNSKKTVDSKARFEAAAAKVREATKANPGVKVLVGSGSDALFYASTPDTSADLKYFKQLGVEFVTPDKLDEGGFFEGLSWENAGKYKADVILLDNRTGTLQPEQLKDRPTWAELPAVKAGQVTPRVTEPIYSYDKCAQILEDLAKSIQNAKKVS; from the coding sequence ATGCCCAAGTCCCGCACCTCCTCCTTCACTCGCCGCGGCTTCGTCGCAGCGGGTGGCGCCCTCGGCCTCGTCGCGGTCCTCGCCGCGTGCGGTGGCACCGACAAGGCGAAGGGTGACGGCGGCAAGGACAACGGCGCCGCGGCCGCCGGTGCCTGGACCTTCAAGGACGACCTCGGCAAGGACGTCAGCAGCCCGGCCAAGCCGAAGAACATCGTCGCCTTCACCGGCACCGCCGCCGCGCTGTACGACTACGGCGTCACGGTCAAGGGCGTGTTCGGCCCGACCAAGACCGCCGACGGCAAGCCCGACGTCCAGGCCGGCTCGCTGGACATCTCCAAGGTCGAGATCCTCGGCAACGTCTACGACGAGTTCAACGTCGAGAAGTTCGCGGCCCTCCAGCCCGACCTGCTGGTCACCAACAGCTGGGACGGCACCTACTGGTACGTGCCGGAGGCCTCGAAGGACAAGATCCTCGGTCTCGCCCCGCACGCCGCGATCAAGGTGGGCGGCGACGTCACCCTCGACAAGGCGCTGGAGCGCACCGCGGAGCTCGCCAAGTCCCTGGGCGCCGACCTGAACTCCAAGAAGACCGTGGACTCCAAGGCCCGCTTCGAGGCCGCCGCCGCGAAGGTGCGCGAGGCCACCAAGGCCAACCCGGGCGTCAAGGTGCTCGTCGGCTCCGGCTCGGACGCGCTCTTCTACGCCTCCACCCCGGACACCTCGGCCGACCTGAAGTACTTCAAGCAGCTCGGCGTCGAGTTCGTCACCCCGGACAAGCTGGACGAGGGCGGCTTCTTCGAGGGCCTCAGCTGGGAGAACGCCGGCAAGTACAAGGCCGACGTCATCCTGCTCGACAACCGCACCGGCACCCTGCAGCCCGAGCAGCTGAAGGACCGGCCGACCTGGGCCGAGCTGCCCGCCGTCAAGGCCGGTCAGGTCACCCCCCGCGTGACCGAGCCCATCTACTCGTACGACAAGTGCGCGCAGATCCTCGAGGACCTCGCGAAGTCCATCCAGAACGCCAAGAAGGTCAGCTGA
- a CDS encoding acyl-CoA dehydrogenase family protein: MSLDHRLTPEHEELRRTVEAFAHDVVAPKIGDLYERHEFPYEIVAEMGRMGLFGLPFPEEYGGMGGDYLALGIALEELARVDSSVAITLEAGVSLGAMPIYLFGSEEQKQQWLPKMCSGEILGAFGLTEPGAGSDAGGTRTTAVREGDEWVINGSKCFITNSGTDITGLVTVTAVTGRKADGRPEISSIIVPSGTPGFTVAAPYSKVGWNSSDTRELSFDGVRVPLANLVGQEGRGYAQFLRILDEGRIAISALATGLAQGCVDESVKYAKERHAFGKAIGDNQAIQFKLADMEMRAHMARIGWRDAASRLVAGEPFKKEAAIAKLYSSTVAVDNAREATQIHGGYGFMNEYPVARMWRDSKILEIGEGTSEVQRMLIARELGFAAG, translated from the coding sequence ATGTCCCTCGACCACCGGCTCACCCCTGAGCACGAGGAACTCCGCCGCACCGTGGAGGCGTTCGCGCACGACGTCGTCGCCCCGAAGATCGGCGACCTGTACGAGCGGCACGAGTTCCCCTACGAGATCGTCGCCGAGATGGGCCGCATGGGCCTGTTCGGCCTGCCGTTCCCGGAGGAGTACGGCGGCATGGGCGGGGACTACCTCGCCCTCGGCATCGCCCTGGAGGAGCTGGCCCGCGTCGACTCCTCGGTCGCGATCACCCTGGAGGCCGGGGTCTCCCTCGGCGCCATGCCGATCTACCTCTTCGGCTCCGAGGAGCAGAAGCAGCAGTGGCTGCCGAAGATGTGCTCCGGCGAGATCCTCGGCGCCTTCGGCCTGACCGAGCCGGGCGCCGGCTCCGACGCGGGCGGTACCCGCACCACCGCCGTCCGCGAGGGCGACGAGTGGGTGATCAACGGCTCGAAGTGCTTCATCACCAACTCCGGTACGGACATCACCGGTCTGGTCACGGTCACCGCCGTGACGGGCCGCAAGGCGGACGGCCGCCCGGAGATCTCCTCGATCATCGTCCCGTCCGGCACCCCGGGCTTCACGGTGGCCGCCCCGTACTCGAAGGTCGGCTGGAACTCCTCGGACACCCGCGAGCTGTCCTTCGACGGCGTACGGGTGCCCCTCGCCAACCTGGTGGGCCAGGAGGGCCGCGGCTACGCGCAGTTCCTGCGGATCCTCGACGAGGGCCGCATCGCCATCTCGGCGCTTGCGACCGGTCTCGCGCAGGGCTGTGTCGACGAGTCGGTGAAGTACGCCAAGGAGCGGCACGCCTTCGGCAAGGCGATCGGCGACAACCAGGCCATCCAGTTCAAGCTGGCCGACATGGAGATGCGCGCCCACATGGCCCGCATCGGCTGGCGCGACGCGGCCTCGCGGCTGGTGGCCGGGGAGCCGTTCAAGAAGGAGGCGGCGATCGCGAAGCTGTACTCCTCGACGGTCGCCGTCGACAACGCGCGCGAGGCGACCCAGATCCACGGCGGCTACGGGTTCATGAACGAGTACCCGGTGGCCCGGATGTGGCGGGACTCCAAGATCCTGGAGATCGGCGAGGGCACGAGCGAGGTCCAGCGCATGCTGATCGCCCGTGAACTGGGCTTCGCCGCCGGCTGA
- a CDS encoding phosphatase produces MARMPKPIETPVPTRAELIDHLVRTRIAGQVATPRENNLSHYRKLANGDRHYWLGLELGDRWADEQDVLAVMAERCGVVDDPAIRYGQDTIDPELTVAGLDRLAARLRKAAADRQSVLFATGHPGGLLDVHRATAAALRAAGCEIVVIPRGLTADEGSVWQFADVAVLERGATLWHTHSPEPMAAILDGLTAENRPQPDLVVADHGWAGCAAQRGLDAVGYADCNDPALFLGEAEGTLQVAIPLDDHVRDPRHYDPMVAYLLDAAGLS; encoded by the coding sequence ATGGCCCGTATGCCGAAGCCGATAGAGACGCCCGTACCCACCCGCGCCGAACTCATCGACCATCTGGTCCGCACGCGGATCGCGGGGCAGGTCGCGACGCCGCGCGAGAACAACCTCTCCCACTACCGCAAGCTCGCCAACGGCGACCGGCACTACTGGCTCGGCCTGGAGCTGGGCGACCGCTGGGCGGACGAGCAGGACGTGCTCGCGGTGATGGCGGAGCGGTGCGGGGTCGTGGACGACCCGGCCATCCGGTACGGCCAGGACACCATCGACCCGGAGCTGACCGTGGCCGGCCTGGACCGGCTGGCGGCGCGGCTGCGCAAGGCGGCGGCGGACCGGCAGAGCGTGCTGTTCGCCACCGGCCACCCGGGCGGCCTCCTGGACGTCCACCGGGCGACGGCGGCGGCTCTGCGGGCGGCGGGCTGCGAGATCGTCGTCATCCCCCGGGGCCTGACGGCGGACGAGGGCTCGGTGTGGCAGTTCGCCGATGTCGCGGTCCTGGAGCGCGGCGCGACCCTGTGGCACACCCATTCGCCGGAGCCGATGGCCGCGATCCTGGACGGCCTGACGGCGGAGAACCGTCCGCAGCCGGACCTGGTCGTCGCCGACCACGGCTGGGCGGGCTGCGCGGCCCAGCGCGGCCTGGACGCGGTCGGCTACGCCGACTGCAACGACCCGGCGCTCTTCCTGGGCGAGGCCGAGGGCACCCTCCAGGTGGCGATCCCCCTGGACGACCACGTCCGCGACCCGCGCCACTACGACCCGATGGTGGCGTACCTCCTGGACGCGGCGGGCCTGAGCTGA
- a CDS encoding DUF4253 domain-containing protein → MAKSSKVRTPLSALAEDPQGQSIGLELPPGALVSAPGRRSRGRKPESLLWVSDEPVGVGALAAYRSSALAAAGLQAVLIQGRRGLERWWQEREFSPERMSDPDDHHVEPVLREFWSRAVPDPEEGEEGEEIIAPFGRDWPGLAEAGADGVDPEAAARALADELIASGFLPSPRLALIPAGRGADVPTAMGWGGPANFENDTALISAVLRSWEDRFGARVVALGFDELHVSVAAPPRTAAHALPVAAEHFAFSPDNIWQGSGSIRAYADEAVTGSNHWGFWWD, encoded by the coding sequence ATGGCGAAGTCTTCGAAGGTGCGCACCCCGCTGTCCGCCCTGGCGGAGGATCCCCAAGGGCAGTCGATCGGGCTTGAGTTGCCGCCGGGAGCGCTCGTCAGCGCGCCGGGGCGGCGGAGTCGTGGCAGGAAGCCCGAGTCGTTGTTGTGGGTGTCCGACGAGCCCGTGGGAGTCGGGGCGCTCGCCGCGTACCGGAGTTCCGCGCTCGCGGCCGCCGGGCTGCAGGCCGTGCTGATCCAGGGGCGGCGCGGGCTCGAACGGTGGTGGCAGGAGCGGGAGTTCTCGCCCGAGCGGATGTCCGACCCCGACGACCACCACGTCGAGCCGGTGCTGCGCGAGTTCTGGAGCAGAGCGGTTCCCGATCCGGAGGAGGGGGAGGAGGGCGAAGAGATCATCGCGCCCTTCGGCAGGGACTGGCCTGGCCTCGCGGAGGCAGGGGCGGACGGCGTCGATCCGGAGGCCGCCGCCCGCGCGCTCGCGGACGAGCTGATCGCGAGCGGTTTCCTGCCGAGCCCGCGGCTCGCGCTGATCCCCGCCGGCCGCGGGGCCGACGTACCGACCGCGATGGGCTGGGGCGGGCCGGCCAACTTCGAGAACGACACCGCCCTCATCAGCGCCGTCCTGCGCTCCTGGGAGGACCGCTTCGGCGCCCGCGTCGTCGCCCTCGGCTTCGACGAGCTCCACGTGTCCGTGGCGGCCCCGCCGCGTACGGCCGCCCACGCGCTCCCCGTCGCCGCGGAGCACTTCGCCTTCTCGCCCGACAACATCTGGCAGGGCTCCGGGAGCATCCGTGCCTACGCCGACGAGGCGGTCACCGGTAGCAACCACTGGGGGTTCTGGTGGGACTGA
- a CDS encoding hydroxymethylglutaryl-CoA lyase has translation MNVPAPGLPARVRIHEVGARDGLQNEKTAVPTAVKAEFIHRLAAAGLRTIEATSFVHPKWVPQLADAEELFPQLADVGAELPVLVPNERGLDRALALGARRIAVFGSATETFASRNLNRTVAESLAMFEPVVARAKEGDAPAHVRGYLSMCFGDPWEGPVPVHQVVSVAKALLDMGCDELSLGDTIGVATPGHVRALLAALNEAGVTTDRIGVHFHDTYGQALSNTLAALQHGVTTVDASAGGLGGCPYAKSATGNLATEDLVWMLDGLGIETGVDLAALTATSVWMAEQLGRPSPSRTVRALSHKE, from the coding sequence ATGAACGTCCCGGCCCCCGGCCTCCCGGCCCGGGTCCGCATCCACGAGGTCGGCGCCCGCGACGGCCTGCAGAACGAGAAGACCGCCGTCCCCACGGCCGTCAAGGCGGAGTTCATCCACCGCCTCGCGGCCGCCGGACTGCGCACCATCGAGGCCACCAGCTTCGTGCACCCCAAGTGGGTGCCCCAACTGGCCGACGCGGAGGAGCTGTTCCCGCAGCTCGCCGACGTCGGGGCGGAGCTGCCCGTCCTCGTCCCCAACGAGCGCGGCCTCGACCGCGCCCTCGCCCTCGGCGCCCGGCGCATCGCGGTCTTCGGTTCGGCCACCGAGACCTTCGCCTCCCGCAACCTCAACCGCACCGTGGCCGAGTCCCTCGCCATGTTCGAGCCGGTCGTGGCCCGGGCCAAGGAGGGTGACGCACCGGCGCACGTGCGCGGCTACCTCTCCATGTGCTTCGGCGACCCCTGGGAGGGTCCGGTCCCGGTCCACCAGGTCGTCTCCGTGGCCAAGGCCCTGCTGGACATGGGCTGCGACGAGCTGAGCCTCGGCGACACGATCGGCGTGGCCACGCCGGGCCATGTCCGGGCGCTGCTCGCCGCGCTGAACGAGGCCGGTGTCACGACCGACCGGATCGGCGTGCACTTCCACGACACCTACGGCCAGGCCCTGTCCAACACCCTTGCCGCGCTCCAGCACGGGGTGACCACCGTGGACGCCTCCGCAGGCGGCCTCGGCGGATGCCCGTACGCGAAGAGCGCCACCGGCAACCTCGCGACCGAGGACCTGGTGTGGATGCTCGACGGCCTCGGCATCGAGACCGGGGTCGACCTGGCCGCCCTCACCGCCACGAGCGTGTGGATGGCCGAACAGCTGGGACGCCCCAGCCCCTCCCGTACCGTCCGCGCCCTCTCCCACAAGGAGTAG
- a CDS encoding siderophore-interacting protein has protein sequence MTDTASDAAPAVAHFRFFELEVVRTLRLGHSFLRVTFGGESLEGFRSGGFDQSLSLFLPASGREHTVLPSTDEDTWFAAWRAMPDEERPVMRSYTVREQRRTPEGADEVDIDFVLHGDTGPASRWAGQAVAGRRILAIGPAVAENKSVRFQPPADTDAIWMYADETALPAAAAILDRLPAGTGVRAWFEVPHEDDRIELAAPADADITWIVRESEGRERTEQVLSVLRAAGPVAAEAPYAWLAGEAGTIRSVRRHFVQERSVDRRAVRFTGYWRLGASEEQLLAEAYAGKAPSEDPTSEL, from the coding sequence ATGACCGACACCGCATCCGACGCCGCCCCGGCCGTCGCCCACTTCCGGTTCTTCGAGCTCGAAGTGGTCCGCACGCTCCGGCTCGGCCACTCGTTCCTGCGGGTCACGTTCGGCGGGGAGTCCCTCGAGGGATTCCGCTCGGGCGGCTTCGACCAGAGCCTGTCGCTCTTCCTGCCCGCGTCCGGACGCGAGCACACGGTGCTCCCGTCCACGGACGAGGACACCTGGTTCGCCGCCTGGCGCGCGATGCCGGACGAGGAGCGGCCGGTGATGCGCTCCTACACGGTGCGCGAACAGCGCCGTACGCCCGAGGGTGCGGACGAGGTCGACATCGACTTCGTCCTCCACGGGGACACCGGCCCGGCGTCCCGCTGGGCCGGGCAGGCCGTGGCCGGCCGCCGGATCCTGGCGATCGGACCGGCCGTCGCGGAGAACAAGTCCGTACGCTTCCAGCCGCCGGCCGACACCGACGCGATCTGGATGTACGCGGACGAGACCGCCCTGCCGGCCGCGGCCGCGATCCTGGACCGGCTGCCCGCCGGGACCGGCGTCAGGGCCTGGTTCGAGGTCCCGCACGAGGACGACCGGATCGAGCTGGCGGCGCCCGCCGACGCGGACATCACCTGGATCGTGCGCGAGAGCGAGGGCCGGGAGCGGACGGAGCAGGTGCTGAGCGTGCTGCGCGCGGCCGGACCGGTTGCCGCCGAAGCCCCGTACGCCTGGCTCGCCGGCGAGGCCGGCACGATCCGCTCGGTGCGCCGCCACTTCGTGCAGGAACGATCCGTCGACCGCCGCGCGGTGCGCTTCACCGGCTACTGGCGACTCGGCGCGAGCGAGGAGCAGCTCCTCGCGGAGGCGTACGCGGGCAAGGCTCCGAGCGAGGACCCGACGTCCGAGCTGTAG